GATATATTTTAATAAACTTGTAAGCAGCAGCTACAATCCAATTACAGGGAGCGAATGAAATGATAAAGCACATCGTATTTTTTAAGCTGAAGGACGGTTCGGAAGACAGCGTGGCCAAGACTGTTGCCGTACTGCGCAACATGGAAGGGAAAATTCCGCAGCTGCTCTCGCTCGAGATCGGTTCCGACATCCTGCGTACCGAGCGTTCGTTCGATATTGCCCTGACCGCGACCGTGGCTAATCTTGAGGATCTCGAGAAGTACCAAGTGCATCCCGCGCACAAGGAAGTCATCGCTCATATCAACGAGGTCAAGGAGCTTTCATTGGCCGTGGATTACGAGCTCTAAAGGGGATTTCACCCGCCTTAGGCACAGCCATCTCATGACGGAAAGCGGTGACTGGTATGCGTGAGCTTGAATATCCGATGGAAGCGTTAACGTACCTTGTCGTATTTTTTGCGGCCTGTCTGATCATGCTTTTTTGGCTGAAGCGCCGCGGCAAACGCCGTAAATAGGAAGGAGAGCCCCGAATGTACTATGTCAATCGAGAGCAAATTGAGCACATTTTGCGGCAAATCCCCGATATTGCGGACGGGCTGCGAATGGCGACGTCTTCCTGGGACGGAGGGAAAATCTGGGGAATGGTGCAGGAACGCTGCCTCCATCTCGCGATTGAAGTCGTTACCGATGCCGGAAGCTGTCTCATAGACGGCTTTATTATGCGCGACGCCGGCAGCTACGAGGATATCGTCACTATCATTTACGAGGAGTCGGTATTTCGCGACCAAGAGATGTACGACCGGCTGATCGAGCTGGTATCGCTGAGGAGGCCGCTTGTGCAGGAATATTATGCCTGGGAGCGGGGGCGTCTGCATCCGCTGACGGCCGTGCTGCCGGAACTGCTGATGCGCTTCGCCTCCGAGGTCGGAAGCTATCTGAATCGAGAGCTCGGGGCGCCCTGCCGGTGAGTTAAGTCCCGCCGGCGCCCGTATAGAATCTTTAGCAGAAGGGAGGTCCGAGGGTGAAGAGAGGGCAGGAGAACGGTTCGACCAGGCGAATCATTATGACGCTCCTAAAGATGAAAGGACCGTTGACCATCGGCGCGCTCGCCGAGGAGCTCGGCATTACGGAAATGGGAGTAAGACGCCATGTCCTGCAGCTAGAGAGGGAGGGTCTGGCAAGAAACAAGATTGTGCGTCAGGCGATGGGCCGACCGATGCATATGTATTCGCTGACGGAAAGAGCCGAGGATCATTTTCCGAAAAATTATCATAAT
This region of Paenibacillus sp. URB8-2 genomic DNA includes:
- a CDS encoding Dabb family protein yields the protein MIKHIVFFKLKDGSEDSVAKTVAVLRNMEGKIPQLLSLEIGSDILRTERSFDIALTATVANLEDLEKYQVHPAHKEVIAHINEVKELSLAVDYEL
- a CDS encoding DUF86 domain-containing protein, with the translated sequence MYYVNREQIEHILRQIPDIADGLRMATSSWDGGKIWGMVQERCLHLAIEVVTDAGSCLIDGFIMRDAGSYEDIVTIIYEESVFRDQEMYDRLIELVSLRRPLVQEYYAWERGRLHPLTAVLPELLMRFASEVGSYLNRELGAPCR